GGTGAATTTCATGTATTTGTCAGACGGGAAAAGTGTCTGCTTTGTTTTGTAAGACTACATTTTAACTTTGTAAAGCATCTCACAAATTTTAATCAGCTTCTCTGTCACTCTCACCCTAGGAACCAACTTCACCCTTGCGGAACTGGGCATCTGTGAGCCCTCCCCACACCGAAGCGGCTACTGCTCTGACATGGGGATCCTTCACCAGGGCTACTCCCTTAGCACAGGGTCTGATGCCGACTCCGACACCGAGGGAGGGATGTCTCCAGAACACGCCATCAGACTGTGGGGGAGAGGAATAAAATCCAGGCGCAGTTCCGGCCTGTCCAGTCGTGAAAACTCGGCCCTTACCCTGACTGACTCTGACAACGAAAATAAATCAGATGATGAGAACGGTAGGCCCACTTCTTAAATACCTTTTTATGTTCTGTGCACTGCACCACGTGGGGCTtcgaatgtttttgttttttaataaagtgGCGTCATAAAAccattcattttctttgaagTTGACCTTGTTTCCACAGTGTGAGCTGGGGGGAAATAAACCAGCAACCCTCCAGCACACAAGAAATgagaagagaattttaaaatcacattttgatGATAACACAGCATTCAGGTGTAGTCAGTTGGTCTTATTAGCAAGTAAATTACATTGCAAAAGAGGCAGCTTGATAAACTATGACCTATACCTAGAAAATGTCCTCTCTCCACAAGTTTCTAGGTCTTTGTATTGATTTCCCCTTCCCAGTAAATGGAAACCTGGGttattttttttcatgaagaTCTCTTAAGAATCTCACCTTATCTTAGACTTTCATTTCCAGGCGGCAATGCCTCATATCCGTATTGAAGATCAAACTTGGAACAGATGCTCTGGAGCTTAATAATGACAAATAGGAAGAGacttgtcttcaaaaaaaaaaaagaattctttatatGTTTACTTTTCCCCTTGGCACCTATGTAGGTTAATAGTTTCCTGCATCTTCTGTCACAAATCACTATTGCCTATCCATCAGCTTTCTAGGTGGGGTTTAATGAAACTTTGAAAATTAAATCCTTCCAATCATTAAGCAGTAAATATAGAGAAGCCTAAGCAAGTCATTGAAGAGATAAGGTGCTTATTTGTGGGTTTCTGAGCAATTCCGAAGTGTGTTtagtcaaaaacattttttaaaaagataaattgcaTTAGGTTACAGCCGATTTAAGAAGAAAACATCAAATGCTATGTGGTGTGTTATGAATAGATTGCATGTTTGCTAAAAGAATTACCATTACcattaaaatgtttacaaatagaTCAGTTAagaatgtttatataaaatattataaacttcTGCCAGAGCagctttaaatatttcctttcatttaaaaaagaaaaaggaaatttgcaGGCGGACAGCTTGTTGTGAATGCAAAAGCATAGCTAAATATCATTTAATCTCAAAACTGTGTTGAAAATACATCATTTCCTGGGTAAGTCTCACATACTCAAAAAGATGTCACTTTTTTGCATtgaaatttatgtttaattttgaaataatttattctacaGTGGGGACAAGGGGATGTGTCTTACTTATGCCTCCGTTCATGTAGCTAATCAAGGTGTACTCTCAAGGAAAAATCTGCACTTGACTCCTtttgaattttaacaaaattctGACACTTGGCACATTTGACACTCTGAGGTGCTTATTTGATAGGAAATTACTTTTAGAAGTTTCCATAAAAGCATATGTTGAATCCATTTACTGATGTCCTTTTTCAACTTCATTGTGTGTGTCAGATACTATTTAAATGAAGGCAATTTGATGGcctaataaataaaatcacttgTTATCCAAGAATTTATGGCACATTTTAAACAAGGAATTTTAGCAAGTCCCTCATAGTTGGTATTCTTACACCTATGGAGGGAACCATCTATGCAGAGttgtttatacatatttatagacCTGCACCTTCTCCCATTTAAGTTGTATGCATCTTAAAAACTCATCTAATAAGGGGGTGTTTCCAGTGAAGCCAAGGGCACAAAATATGCTTGCCATGAATTTACCTAGAAGAGTTATggatgaaaaaaatctgaaattaatcATGTATTTGGTAGACCAAtagtagtttcatttttttcagtattattcaaaacatcatatttgaataatttttactttctgtgaGTCTATATAAATCCCTGCATACTGATAAGAAATAAACTCTTAGATACAGTGTCCTGATTATTTCCTGTAGTGCTAGTTGCAATGCAGTCAGaattacataaagaaaatatacttagAAGTACTAAGCAACTCTGTATGTGAGTGTGGCTGGCAAGGCACAAAGGAGGTATTGAAGTCAGAGTTCAAATTAGATGAGAGatggttattttaaaacatacaggtAGActgtctttctttttacttttaaaacattttttcaatattttacatattGAAAAGAGGTACATAATGTGTCTTCTGTTCTCATTCTTggccagaaataaaaataagaaattttacaCATCACATCATAAACTctttaagcaaataaaaattgaagTGTGAGCAACTCTGCAGGCAGAGGTGTTAACTTCAGTAAacttcttgctctttctctctgacGAATTCTGTTTAGCTCACAAAGAAATCAATGCTTTTTCACATCACTGATTTTATGAAGTTTGGGAATGTATTATCATATAGATTGACAGTTGCCCCACTGGTTCCACACCACGGCATGGACACTTACAAAGCCATCATTAATTTCTCACACTTGTACCCAGCGGTGGCTTCCTCCATAATAAACACTGTGTCCTTCAGAACCAAATCAATAACCTTTTAGGTATGCCTTTCTTGAAGAGGAAGTAACAGGAATCTATACTTTGAGATAGAAGCTCTCCAAtttaattttaggttttaaaGACACATGGTCATAAAATGAATCTTTTCTGTGGGATTccatatgttttaatttcatttcatggTGGGATTTTAGGATACATGGATTTTTCACTGCGCTTATTTAAAAATCTCCCTTAAAAAATTCCAATTGTGATTTTGCTAAGCATAGTTAGTGAGTGAATACAGCTCTCAGAAACCAACTTCCTTTTTGGTGATAAGAAGTGTGTGTTCAGTCTGCACAGTCATATAGTAAAATCTCTAACTTTGCCAACAGTTCTCCCTAGATCAATGTTGATTGTGCTTCCTATGTGCTGCTGTGACAAAAATGACCCATTGGATAACTTGACAGTCCCATCAAACAGGTGaacctgtctttctttctttttctttttttttggtagtataGATACCAGAGTGCTGCATACTACACTCACTAATTTAGCCACTACATTAGCATTGTGCTGGCTTGGCTCGGGTTACTTCAAATAGATAAAACTCTCAGATTCATGTTATCTTTTCAGGTTCTTTAATCCTATCTTGAAGTCAATGATGATTTGGCTAGAAATGGCAATGAGAGTTGAGAACAACTTGGTCAAGTTTTTGCTGCTGTGAAATTTGACGACATCCAGAGAAAGGGCTTTCCTAGTAATCTTAAATTAGAATCCATACTTTTGTTCAGTAATAAATGACCCCCTTAAAATATGTCCTCTCTAAGACCATTTGTATTATCTGAGTTATGGAGAAAATGGCACAGTCACTAATACACAAGAATAACTAATTGCCTCCTTAAAGATGCAAAGTAGCACAAACTGTAAAAATCTGGTCTGTGTTCTCTTGACTCCCTCAGGTAATTTCTTCACCTTGGGACTTAAAAATatccttcagtttttttttttcttccagcaaAATTCTAGTTTCAGTTATTTCACTGGAAATCcagaaagggaaaaacaaaacaaaacaagaacaataaacaaagaaaataaagttggtATGAAATAGGAAGCCAGAAATGGCAGTAAATGAAATCCAGCGTTGGTTAAACctttaagaaaattattcttcCCCACCCCTCTCCATGTCCACCCAAAGTAAATAAGCACAATGTTCATTTTCATCTGTTGTAATTGGGAAATTTACAATTCTCATAATGTACTTTGAGGTTGAAATATAAATGTTGGGTTAATTCCATTGCATTTCACAAAATGCATTTATAAAACAAGCTGACTGTGGGCACGTAATGGATTTATGTAAAGTGTATTTGTGGAACACAGATTCTATTAGATTGAGTCCTTTTCGCAAAAGGTCTGTAGCATATCCGTCTCCTCGGCAGAGTTTCAACACACCCAGGTACTCACTGCTTGTTATCTGAGACATGAGGAATGAAGCCTGAGGGAAGGAAGGATTTTCCTTAGCACCAGCGACAATGTCCTTAGATTGTCACTGCCAACCAAGTTGCATTCATTTGTCATTCAAGGTGAGTTacttaaatttttctcttttctctccagaAAGCGGCTTCTCAATAAATCTAGCATTGGAGCATTTCTTAAGTAAACACAAAGTAAACATGCAAGTGGGATTCTATTTCTACTCCCACTCTATTACTCTTACATGCTCAAATTAATTCTGTGTTTTATAACCCACTCTACTCCTTTCTTCTCCCAAATCCCTCGTGTAAAATCACAGCGAATGCCTGTAACAGACGTAAAAACTTACTATGAGCTCCAGACCTAGCCAAAGGCCCGTAATTTTGCTCTTAAGGAAGTGAAAAGGCAATGGCAAGAATAGTAAAAGAGGTAGCTACAAAAGGTATACATTCATATTTGACTGTGCTTAATGTTGATATGGGATGATTTCTTTTCCAGCCACATTTTATGAAGCCAATTTCCATGGAACTTAAAGcaaattgttgcctcaatttcttaaaaacaaaacaaaatttaaaaacataccaaaaaaaaaaaaacaaacaacaaaaaccagaaaaaactTTTAAGCCCTTTGGATGGCAATGATTTCAATTTGTGTTTTTAagctttattttatatacatgtacatttaAAAGAATACCATTATAAAGAAGAATATGAAATGAATTatcatggattttaaaaaaatgaaagacataaaCACAAAATATCATAGGTTCTGTCTTTTCCATTCCTAAATGAAAGAATGATCtcctttacatttttctaattcaATTCCCTCAAAGTCCAGGTATCAGAGGCTATagagaaaacttatttttaaaaagcttattaaTGGGAGTCTTAATATATGATCACTATGATGCTAAAACACAGCTGATAATAACATATAACCAGAGGCAAAATGTAAGAATATCACATTGTCACATGGCATGATACGAAAGCTAGAAGTGAAAGGATTGATATTCTGCAAATGGACTTGTATGAAACTTTAGAGGTTTACTTTTTTGGCAAATTAAGCAATTCTTACATTACTGTAAAGTAGAACAGAGTACTTTGAGGAGTGTAGGAGTCTGTGCTTTATTTCAGTATTGCACTTTCCAGATTATAAACTTTAGTGGCATGGTctttagttatttatatattttttcctttcctttggtgGTTTCTTTCATGTTTGCTAATGCTCCCAGGGGCTATCAAGGAATAGCTCCAttcaataaatacaataaataaaatgaagcacTAAGCCTTCCTTTTGGCAAGGGCAGCCTGATTATTACATGTGTAATCTCCAGGCCTTCGGGGAGACATTGGACTTGGTGGATAATCATTTGGTTTTAAGCTGCTGAGTTCCTGATATCAGTACTTTAACTTCAGTTGAGTTGCTCTTTTTACTGTGAAGGCAGTAAAATGGTAAGAAGCAAAATGTTTTTGTCCGTTCGCAACTGGAAGCCTCTTCAGTCAGAAAACTCTTTCTTTGCTTATTGTTTGGTCATTTTCTTAAGTTTAGTTGTTGTTTGTCAATGATCAAATTAAATTTATCTAATAGGTGGGAGAGATGTGCCATGCCTTGAGAATTAAAGTCATAAATAAGATGAGTTAAAACTAAGGAAGTTGATAGTATAAATTTTCTACAACTGAATCAGAAGAAGCCTGCACaaaaaataatatcaaagtaAAACGAGTTAGAAAAGAATGTATGAGAAGTAATGAGGCACTTCAATTAACCCTTCTGAAACTGAGACATAGCAGGTAGAAGAAAATTTCAGGTATTAATAATAGATTTGTAAATAGGATAGAAATTCCAGATATGTGGGCATTATGTATATAGACTTATTCATGAAACTAAGAATGTTACTTGTGATTTAATTTTGAGTATTATTTAAGTGCTAGCTGTAAGAACTTTCTAGAAAATTGTTCTTTCCTGCTTTCCATCAACTCAGTTTGAGGAATGTTAAAGGAGTTTAAGCTGTGGCTAAGTGGTTTATGGGATAGTTAACAACAGAAGTTACGAACTGCATGTTAGTCTACAGGCTGAATCCAGTTTGAATTGTTTAATTTGATTAGTGCAGTATCAAACATTTTTAGATTAACAACCAACGTTTTGAAAGTGAGAGATTTTatattagaaatttttatttttggccatTCTCAAAACATAAGAAGATTCAGTCACACTGGTTGAGGTTTCGATCGGGACAGATAGGATTAGAAGCAGTAGCAGTTCTGCatagattccatgtctttgagGTCACCTGATCCTCCTCCAGGCTACTCTGTTGTTTAAGGTCTGACTTAGCCTTTGTTGATCCTTGAGTTATCAAGACCCTTGACCTACATACAATCTTTATGGAAATCAGATATAAAAATTGTAGAAAGCTAGAACGCAGCAGTTTTATGGGTTCATGTATTCAGAGTTAGAATGTTACTTCTTTTGGTAAGTTTGCTCCATCTGCAAAGTGGGTTTAATTTTGCTCTAAATTTCTAAAATGGTTTTAAGGCATTTAGATTTAAATGCTTCCgataaaattaaatcaattaaaatcaatttaatttagaaagtaataaaataattgtatacGTGGGGGGTGAGTTTAAGTGGGTAATATGTCATCTCCATCTTCCGAAGTAGTAGATGCCCTGAAGTACTGAAAAATTAAGGTCAGAGTATTTGATTTAACACATATTCTTAAAGCTATTTTAATGTAAAAGTGTTAGGTG
The Macaca mulatta isolate MMU2019108-1 chromosome 6, T2T-MMU8v2.0, whole genome shotgun sequence DNA segment above includes these coding regions:
- the LOC144329487 gene encoding teneurin-2-like, with product MDVKDRRHRSLTRGRCGKECRYTSSSLDSEDCRVPTQKSYSSSETLKAYDHDSRMHYGNRVTDLVHRESDEFPRQGTNFTLAELGICEPSPHRSGYCSDMGILHQGYSLSTGSDADSDTEGGMSPEHAIRLWGRGIKSRRSSGLSSRENSALTLTDSDNENKSDDENGRPTS